A stretch of DNA from Gemmatimonadaceae bacterium:
TTCGGCGGTCTTGAGACGATCACTCTGCAAACGTTGCCCGTGCCCGAGGTCGGGCCGGACGAGGTCCTGATCCGGGTCGAGGCGGCCGGCGTGGCGGTGTGGGATGTTTTCGAGCGCGAGGGAGGCTTCGCCCAGATGTTCGGAATCGAGGCGAAGTTTCCCTATGTGCTCGGCTCCGATGGAGCGGGCACGGTTGCCGCTATCGGCGAGCAGGTCAGCCGCTTCAAGCAAGGCGACCGGGTGTACGCCGCTGCCCTCACAAACCCCAAGGGCGGGTTCTACGCCGAGTACGCTGCGGTGAAAGCCGACAACGTCTCGCACACTCCCGACAAGCTGACGACCGAGCAGGCGGGCGTCATGGCGAGCGATGCGTTGACCGCGCTCCGCGGCTTGGACGAGGTATTGGGACTGAAGCAGGGCGAGAACCTGATGATTTTCGGCGCCAGCGGCGGCATCGGACACCTGGCCGTTCAGCTCGCCAAGCGGATGGGCGCCCGCGTGTTGGCCGTGGCTTCGGGCGATGACGGCGTGGCGCTTGCCCGGCGGCTGGGTGCCGACGTCGTCGTGGAAGGGCACACAGGCGATGTGGCGGTTGCCGCGCGCGACTTTGCCCCCGACGGTCTCGACGCCGCCCTCGTCACTGCCGGCGGTGAAGCGGCTAATCGAGCGCTGAAAGCAGTCCGCGACGGAGGCCGGGTTGCCCACCCCAACGGCGTGATGCCCGAGCTGAAGGCCCCGCCCGGCGTGCGCCTCAGCAGCTACGACGTCGTGCCCGATCGGGAGGCGATCGGCAAGCTCAACCGCCTGATCGAGGCCGGCCCGTTTGAAGTCCACGTCGCCCGCACCTTTCCACTCGACAAGGCTGCAGAGGCGCACCGCGCGCTCGACGGACATTACCTCGGCAAGCTCGCCCTGCGGCCGCGCTGATGAGGAATGAATATGAAGGTAACGAAAATCTCGGTGGACCCGGATCCGTACGAACCCTTTCGTCTCGCGCAAGGCTACCGTGCCGGCGATTTTCTCTTTATCTCGGGCCAGGCGGCGCTCGATGGAGGCGGACAGCTCGTCGGCCTCGGCAATTTCGATGCCCAGGCTGAGCAAGTCTTCGCGATGAGACAAGGTGATCCACTAGCGTGAGTCTCGTCCCCATACCGACGATCAAGGACTGACAAGTCAATTGCCGTCCTCGCGCGTGGCAAGCAGAACGCACGCCA
This window harbors:
- a CDS encoding NADP-dependent oxidoreductase, yielding MTLSTQTMQAAAIDRFGGLETITLQTLPVPEVGPDEVLIRVEAAGVAVWDVFEREGGFAQMFGIEAKFPYVLGSDGAGTVAAIGEQVSRFKQGDRVYAAALTNPKGGFYAEYAAVKADNVSHTPDKLTTEQAGVMASDALTALRGLDEVLGLKQGENLMIFGASGGIGHLAVQLAKRMGARVLAVASGDDGVALARRLGADVVVEGHTGDVAVAARDFAPDGLDAALVTAGGEAANRALKAVRDGGRVAHPNGVMPELKAPPGVRLSSYDVVPDREAIGKLNRLIEAGPFEVHVARTFPLDKAAEAHRALDGHYLGKLALRPR